In the genome of Segatella copri, one region contains:
- a CDS encoding DUF6722 family protein, translating into MWEKLSDYFIDISKYLITAAFITTFVGDMGEELHWLIYLVSFILAVALLGFALYFDKKGKKEKEAKRKKYNKFNNKNRRM; encoded by the coding sequence ATGTGGGAGAAACTGAGTGATTATTTTATAGATATTTCCAAATATCTTATAACAGCTGCGTTTATTACGACTTTTGTTGGAGATATGGGGGAAGAACTTCATTGGCTTATTTATCTGGTTAGCTTTATCTTGGCAGTGGCCCTTTTGGGGTTTGCTCTGTATTTTGATAAGAAAGGTAAAAAAGAAAAAGAAGCAAAGCGTAAAAAATATAATAAGTTTAACAATAAAAATAGGAGGATGTAA
- the hpt gene encoding hypoxanthine phosphoribosyltransferase codes for MSIVKIKDKTFKTSIPEAEILKKVQVVADRLNKDYEGKTPVFLAVLNGAFIFAADLMRMITVPSEISFVKYASYEGTSSTGSMKTLMGLNQDLAGRHVVIVEDIVDSGFTMAHMIEDLKKMNPASVEVCSLLVKPGNLKVDLDINYAVMEIPNDFIVGYGLDYDQEGRNLRDIYTIVEE; via the coding sequence GATAAGACCTTCAAAACCTCCATTCCAGAGGCCGAAATACTCAAGAAGGTTCAGGTCGTAGCAGACCGTCTGAACAAGGACTATGAAGGCAAGACCCCCGTGTTCTTGGCAGTATTGAACGGCGCATTTATCTTCGCAGCCGACTTGATGCGAATGATTACCGTGCCAAGCGAGATCTCATTCGTGAAGTATGCTTCTTACGAGGGCACTTCCTCTACGGGCAGCATGAAGACCCTGATGGGTTTGAACCAGGATTTGGCAGGTCGCCACGTGGTTATCGTAGAAGACATCGTAGATTCCGGTTTCACCATGGCCCACATGATAGAAGACCTGAAGAAGATGAACCCAGCCAGCGTTGAGGTTTGTTCCCTCCTCGTGAAGCCAGGCAACCTGAAGGTTGACCTTGATATCAACTATGCTGTTATGGAAATCCCTAACGATTTCATCGTGGGATATGGATTGGATTACGACCAAGAAGGCAGAAACCTCCGCGATATCTACACCATTGTAGAAGAATAG
- a CDS encoding 5'-nucleotidase C-terminal domain-containing protein: protein MLLMASPAFAQKFKVAKVERTRILIDKRWDAQPDAEAAAFIAPYKHKVDSIMGPVVGSIAHDMTRHRPESELSNLLSDILVWGGSQFDEKPVFSVYNMGGIRSNLAKGKITVGDVNDMAPFENKICFLTLKGDKVLELFQQIAHRGGEGLSHAVRMVITKDGKLKSVTLNGEPVDPEKSYRIATLDYLAEGNDQMVAFKSGTDVFAPKQKENNVRYIIMNYFREMKAQGKVVESKIEGRCSVDSL, encoded by the coding sequence ATGCTGCTGATGGCAAGTCCTGCTTTTGCTCAGAAATTCAAGGTTGCGAAGGTGGAACGCACTCGCATCCTTATCGACAAACGTTGGGATGCCCAGCCCGATGCTGAGGCGGCTGCGTTCATCGCGCCTTACAAGCACAAGGTGGATAGCATCATGGGGCCTGTGGTGGGCAGCATTGCACACGATATGACGCGCCATCGCCCTGAGAGCGAACTCAGTAACCTGCTCAGCGACATCCTGGTATGGGGTGGCAGCCAGTTTGACGAGAAGCCCGTCTTCTCGGTATATAATATGGGCGGTATCCGAAGCAATCTTGCCAAGGGAAAGATCACCGTGGGCGATGTAAACGATATGGCTCCTTTTGAGAACAAAATCTGTTTCCTCACCCTCAAGGGCGATAAGGTGCTCGAACTCTTTCAGCAGATAGCCCATCGTGGCGGAGAGGGACTGAGCCATGCCGTGAGAATGGTTATCACCAAGGATGGCAAACTGAAGAGTGTCACCCTGAACGGCGAGCCTGTAGATCCAGAGAAGAGCTATCGCATCGCCACCCTCGATTATCTGGCTGAAGGCAACGACCAGATGGTAGCCTTCAAGAGCGGCACCGATGTATTCGCCCCTAAGCAGAAGGAGAATAATGTGCGCTACATCATCATGAACTACTTCCGCGAGATGAAGGCGCAGGGCAAGGTGGTGGAATCCAAGATAGAAGGCAGATGCTCAGTTGATAGTTTATAG
- a CDS encoding bifunctional metallophosphatase/5'-nucleotidase, whose translation MQPATVQAKAQKEAKVVKQLVVLHTNDTHSCVMPINPNLADTAMANRGGYLRRVAMIKQERKANPDLLLFDSGDFSQGSPYYSLFKGDVEVGLMNEMKYDAATIGNHEFDFGIDNMVRIFKMAKFPIVCSNYDFAGTELASIVKPYVVLKRKGLNIGVFGLGPELAGLVTEANYGPIKYLDPIAKAKEMTEILKEKEKCDVIICISHLGWKIDGIDDSEVAPATRDIDLILGGHSHTYFKQLEYLNNLDGKPVPVDQNGKSAIWVGKMTLDIVKNK comes from the coding sequence ATGCAGCCAGCTACTGTTCAGGCTAAAGCCCAGAAAGAGGCAAAGGTAGTTAAGCAGCTCGTGGTGCTCCATACCAACGACACCCATTCGTGCGTGATGCCCATCAATCCCAATCTTGCCGATACGGCGATGGCAAACCGTGGCGGCTATCTCCGCCGCGTAGCCATGATTAAGCAGGAGCGCAAGGCGAATCCCGACCTGCTGCTCTTCGACAGTGGCGATTTCTCGCAGGGATCCCCTTATTATTCACTCTTCAAGGGCGATGTAGAGGTAGGGTTGATGAACGAGATGAAGTATGATGCCGCCACCATCGGCAACCACGAGTTTGATTTCGGCATCGACAACATGGTTCGCATCTTCAAGATGGCAAAGTTCCCTATCGTCTGCTCCAACTACGATTTCGCGGGCACCGAATTGGCTTCCATCGTGAAGCCTTACGTGGTGCTGAAGCGCAAGGGGCTGAATATAGGCGTCTTCGGACTGGGTCCGGAACTAGCCGGCTTGGTTACCGAAGCCAACTACGGTCCTATCAAATATCTCGACCCCATCGCCAAAGCGAAGGAGATGACGGAGATATTGAAGGAGAAGGAGAAGTGTGATGTCATCATCTGCATCTCCCATCTGGGCTGGAAGATAGATGGCATCGATGATTCCGAGGTAGCCCCAGCCACCCGCGACATTGACCTGATACTGGGTGGTCATAGCCACACCTACTTCAAGCAGCTGGAATATCTGAACAATCTCGATGGCAAGCCAGTGCCTGTAGACCAGAACGGCAAGAGTGCCATCTGGGTAGGCAAGATGACATTGGATATTGTGAAGAATAAATAA
- a CDS encoding M23 family metallopeptidase — translation MSRLRQRLGLVAVSGMLMLSLSSFMPAKNEFTAAEQQQVSIATPGLFAQSQAFNVDFEIFRAKEYSFPLPVGKASLTNGNSVMRIETSKGDAVKAMFDGYVRLSRKTESMGNVIVIRHDNGLETVYANNAENLMKVGQHVDAGQTIAIVGTKEGETYCDFSIMVNGARINPETIIELKSHKLRRQTVQFRKIGSRINITVIGGKDSSVSKNDKNDRNDKGANKKSGSSRGDHAMTLDPDEVYDPFTITNTFRLDLEKIEEHAWAYPLPDARVISPYGGARRHSGVDLKTKPNDEIYAAFDGEVVASGPYYGYGNCIRIKHAYGLETLYSHQSKNMVKKGDKVKAGQVIGLTGRTGRATTEHLHFEVSFGGKRLDPAIIFDHSNHKLKAVTLHLTKGKGVKSVKN, via the coding sequence ATGAGTAGATTAAGACAGAGATTGGGGCTTGTAGCCGTCTCGGGCATGCTGATGCTATCCCTGAGCAGTTTCATGCCCGCCAAAAATGAGTTTACTGCCGCCGAGCAACAGCAGGTGAGCATCGCAACGCCAGGCCTCTTTGCCCAGAGTCAAGCCTTCAATGTTGACTTTGAGATATTCCGTGCCAAGGAATATTCCTTCCCGCTTCCTGTGGGCAAGGCTAGCCTTACCAATGGCAATAGCGTGATGCGCATCGAAACCTCGAAGGGCGACGCCGTCAAGGCGATGTTTGATGGTTATGTGCGACTCTCGCGCAAAACCGAGTCGATGGGTAATGTCATCGTCATCCGTCACGACAATGGTCTGGAAACCGTGTATGCCAACAATGCCGAGAATCTGATGAAGGTGGGACAGCATGTGGATGCCGGACAAACCATCGCCATCGTGGGTACCAAGGAGGGTGAGACCTACTGCGATTTCTCCATCATGGTGAATGGTGCACGCATCAATCCGGAAACCATCATCGAACTGAAGAGCCATAAGCTCCGCCGACAGACCGTGCAGTTCCGCAAGATAGGAAGCCGCATCAATATCACGGTGATAGGCGGCAAGGATTCCTCTGTTTCCAAGAACGATAAGAATGATAGAAATGATAAGGGGGCAAATAAGAAGTCGGGAAGCAGCCGTGGCGATCACGCCATGACTCTCGACCCTGACGAGGTGTACGACCCGTTTACCATCACTAACACCTTCCGTCTCGATTTGGAGAAGATAGAGGAGCATGCATGGGCATATCCATTGCCTGATGCCCGTGTCATCAGTCCATACGGAGGTGCCCGCCGTCACTCGGGTGTGGATTTGAAGACCAAGCCTAACGACGAGATTTATGCCGCCTTCGATGGCGAGGTGGTTGCCTCGGGACCTTACTACGGCTATGGCAACTGTATCCGCATCAAGCATGCCTACGGTTTGGAAACGCTCTATAGCCATCAGAGCAAGAACATGGTGAAGAAGGGGGATAAGGTGAAAGCAGGACAGGTAATCGGTCTTACGGGCCGCACCGGCAGAGCCACTACCGAGCATCTCCATTTCGAGGTGTCTTTCGGCGGCAAGCGCCTGGATCCAGCCATCATCTTCGACCACAGCAACCATAAGCTGAAAGCCGTTACCTTGCATCTTACCAAGGGAAAGGGTGTGAAGAGCGTCAAGAACTGA
- a CDS encoding glycoside hydrolase family 43 protein, with the protein MKKLAILSLSMMLAAGAQAQNAQFDYFKYAGNDARFNVPIDKTHQYYNPVLAGFYPDPSLCRVGDTYYLVNSSFTFFPGVPLSTSKDLVNWTPAGHVLTRQSQVPLKGQHVSGGIFAPAISYNKKNKTFYMITTNVGAGNFFVKSKDPSKGWSEPIYLKKIDGIDPSFFFDDNGKGYIVHNGPVVGGADYEGQRAIRCFEFDVKGDSIKGDFKEILRGGTHVEARPIWIEGPHLFKKGKFYYLMCAEGGTGGWHSEVILRAKNPMGPWEECPNNPILTQRTGLDPNRKDPVSSAGHADIVEDGRGNWWAVFLACRPYEEDMYNTGRDTYLLPVTWKNGWPEILAKNTPISTVGEKAGLKPAAKNDFSGNFSYVDNFDAADNGVGLKDLNPRWMFLRDFTDCYKVENGKLNMNLLPGNIYKREPMSAIWARQQHGTFSAETEINFTPRNDKEIAGLALLQKEDHNFVLGKTMKKGKLMITLTRAEKNNVTIASAPIKAGKLKLKVEGHDRYYDFYYAEEGGSWQLLAKGVDASNLSTQKSGGFLGACIGLYASSNKE; encoded by the coding sequence ATGAAGAAATTAGCAATCTTATCGCTTTCGATGATGCTTGCTGCCGGAGCTCAGGCGCAGAACGCTCAGTTCGACTACTTCAAGTATGCAGGCAACGATGCACGATTCAACGTGCCCATCGACAAGACTCATCAGTATTACAACCCTGTGCTGGCAGGTTTCTATCCTGACCCATCGCTCTGCCGCGTGGGCGACACCTATTATCTGGTGAACTCATCCTTCACCTTCTTCCCAGGTGTGCCTCTCTCTACCAGCAAGGATTTGGTAAACTGGACTCCTGCCGGACATGTGCTCACCCGCCAATCGCAGGTGCCTCTGAAGGGACAGCATGTATCAGGCGGTATCTTCGCACCAGCCATCAGCTATAACAAGAAGAACAAGACCTTCTATATGATCACCACCAACGTGGGAGCCGGAAACTTCTTCGTCAAGTCCAAGGACCCATCCAAGGGCTGGAGCGAGCCTATCTATCTGAAGAAGATTGACGGCATCGACCCTAGTTTCTTCTTCGATGACAACGGCAAGGGCTATATCGTGCACAACGGTCCGGTGGTAGGCGGTGCCGACTATGAGGGCCAGCGTGCTATCCGCTGCTTCGAATTCGACGTGAAGGGCGACAGCATCAAGGGCGACTTCAAGGAGATTCTGCGTGGCGGAACCCATGTTGAGGCTCGTCCTATCTGGATTGAGGGTCCACACCTCTTCAAGAAGGGCAAGTTCTATTATCTGATGTGTGCAGAAGGCGGTACGGGCGGATGGCACAGCGAGGTAATCCTGCGTGCCAAGAATCCGATGGGTCCATGGGAGGAATGCCCTAACAACCCTATCCTCACCCAGCGCACAGGCTTGGATCCAAACCGCAAGGACCCTGTATCAAGTGCCGGCCATGCCGACATCGTAGAAGATGGCAGGGGCAACTGGTGGGCAGTGTTCCTGGCTTGCCGCCCTTACGAGGAAGATATGTACAACACAGGTCGCGACACCTATCTCCTGCCAGTAACATGGAAAAACGGATGGCCAGAGATTCTCGCCAAGAACACACCTATTTCTACAGTAGGCGAAAAGGCAGGTTTGAAGCCAGCCGCAAAGAATGACTTCTCGGGCAACTTCAGCTATGTGGATAACTTCGATGCAGCCGACAACGGTGTTGGTCTGAAGGATTTGAACCCACGCTGGATGTTCCTCCGCGACTTTACAGATTGCTATAAGGTAGAAAACGGCAAGCTGAACATGAATCTGCTGCCAGGCAATATCTACAAGCGTGAACCGATGTCTGCCATCTGGGCACGCCAGCAGCACGGCACCTTCTCTGCCGAGACAGAAATCAACTTCACTCCTCGCAACGACAAGGAGATAGCAGGTTTGGCACTTCTCCAGAAGGAAGACCACAACTTCGTGTTGGGCAAGACCATGAAGAAGGGCAAGCTGATGATTACCCTGACCCGTGCCGAGAAGAACAACGTCACCATCGCCTCAGCCCCTATCAAGGCAGGCAAGCTGAAGCTGAAGGTAGAAGGTCACGACAGATATTATGATTTCTATTATGCCGAGGAAGGCGGCAGCTGGCAGCTGCTTGCCAAGGGCGTGGATGCCTCTAACCTGAGCACCCAGAAGAGCGGCGGCTTCCTCGGAGCCTGCATCGGACTCTATGCTTCTTCCAACAAGGAATAA
- a CDS encoding phosphoribosylaminoimidazolecarboxamide formyltransferase, with the protein MKELALKYGCNPNQKPSRIYMDDGRELPIEVINGRPGYINFLDAFNSWQLVKELKAATGMPAAASFKHVSPAGAAIGLPLSDTLKKIYFVDDVKFELSPLACAYARARGADRMCSYGDFVALSDVCDEATALLIKREVSDGVIAPGYTPEAIEVLKEKRKGTYCVIKIDPDYVPAPIEHKQVFGVTFEQGRNEVKLDDPALFEDIPTKNKTFTDEAKRDLIISLITLKYTQSNSVCYVKDGQAIGIGAGQQSRIHCTRLAGSKADEWWLRQCPKVMNLPFKEKIRRADRDNTINVYISDEWEDVLQDGVWEQFFTEKPEPLTREEKKAWIAQNKGVSVGSDAFFPFGDNIERAHKSGVEYIAEAGGSIRDDNVIDTCDKYGIAMAFTHVRLFHH; encoded by the coding sequence ATGAAAGAATTAGCACTTAAGTACGGATGTAATCCGAATCAGAAGCCTTCGCGCATCTATATGGATGACGGAAGGGAACTGCCTATCGAAGTTATCAACGGCCGACCTGGCTACATCAACTTCCTGGATGCTTTCAACTCTTGGCAATTGGTCAAGGAACTGAAGGCTGCTACAGGTATGCCTGCTGCCGCTAGTTTCAAACACGTTTCTCCTGCCGGTGCTGCCATCGGCTTGCCGCTGAGCGACACCTTGAAGAAGATCTACTTCGTGGACGACGTGAAGTTTGAGCTCTCTCCGCTGGCTTGTGCCTATGCTCGTGCACGCGGTGCCGACCGTATGTGCTCTTACGGTGACTTCGTTGCCCTGAGCGATGTATGCGACGAGGCTACAGCCCTGCTCATCAAGCGTGAAGTGAGCGACGGCGTGATTGCTCCAGGCTATACTCCTGAGGCTATCGAGGTGCTGAAGGAGAAGCGCAAGGGTACTTACTGCGTTATCAAGATTGACCCTGACTATGTGCCTGCTCCTATTGAGCACAAGCAGGTGTTTGGTGTTACCTTTGAGCAGGGACGCAACGAGGTGAAGCTCGACGACCCAGCTCTCTTCGAGGATATCCCTACCAAGAACAAGACTTTCACCGACGAGGCTAAGCGCGACCTGATTATCTCGCTCATCACCTTGAAGTATACCCAGAGTAACTCTGTATGCTATGTGAAGGACGGTCAGGCCATCGGTATCGGTGCCGGTCAGCAGAGCCGTATCCACTGCACCCGTCTTGCCGGTTCCAAGGCTGATGAGTGGTGGTTGCGCCAGTGTCCAAAGGTGATGAACCTGCCTTTCAAGGAGAAGATTCGCCGTGCCGACCGCGACAATACCATCAACGTCTATATCTCTGACGAGTGGGAGGATGTATTGCAGGATGGCGTTTGGGAGCAGTTCTTCACAGAGAAGCCTGAGCCATTGACCCGCGAGGAGAAGAAGGCGTGGATTGCGCAGAACAAGGGTGTGAGCGTTGGTAGCGATGCTTTCTTCCCATTCGGCGACAACATCGAGCGTGCTCACAAGAGCGGTGTGGAATACATAGCAGAAGCAGGCGGTAGCATCCGTGACGATAATGTTATCGACACTTGCGACAAGTACGGCATCGCCATGGCGTTTACTCACGTTCGCCTCTTCCATCATTAA
- the pgeF gene encoding peptidoglycan editing factor PgeF: MIKEYNIASGVKAFSTTRKGGVSQGNYSEFNINEYCGDNAEHVAENRRRLAAELGVEPGHIIMPHQVHGVEVRQIAGEYFSMPENIRKMILEGVDAVMTNQAGVCIGVSTADCIPVLLYDEEHHAVAAIHAGWRGTLARIVHKTIQEMAFTYHTDPKKLKAVIGPGISIDSFEVGDEVYEAFEQAAFPMEEIAEQRPNAAFSADPAERERLAAEGNIVQPLKWHLNLPLCNKQILLHCGVAEENIQDCGICTFQHSDEYFSARKLGTESGRIYTAILLEK, translated from the coding sequence ATGATAAAGGAATATAATATTGCTTCAGGTGTCAAGGCTTTCTCCACCACCCGCAAGGGCGGAGTGAGCCAGGGCAACTACAGCGAATTCAATATCAATGAGTATTGCGGCGACAATGCCGAGCATGTGGCTGAAAACCGCAGGCGTCTGGCTGCTGAACTGGGCGTAGAGCCTGGTCACATCATCATGCCCCATCAGGTGCATGGGGTAGAGGTGCGCCAGATAGCCGGAGAATATTTCAGCATGCCGGAGAATATCCGCAAGATGATTCTCGAGGGAGTTGATGCCGTGATGACGAATCAGGCAGGTGTGTGCATAGGCGTTTCCACTGCCGATTGCATCCCGGTGCTTCTTTATGATGAGGAGCATCATGCCGTGGCAGCCATCCATGCCGGATGGCGTGGCACCCTGGCACGCATCGTTCACAAAACCATCCAGGAGATGGCGTTCACCTATCATACCGACCCTAAGAAGCTGAAGGCTGTGATAGGTCCGGGCATCTCGATCGACAGTTTCGAGGTGGGCGATGAGGTGTATGAGGCTTTCGAGCAGGCTGCCTTCCCGATGGAGGAGATTGCCGAGCAGCGTCCTAATGCTGCCTTCTCTGCCGACCCAGCAGAGCGTGAACGTCTGGCTGCCGAGGGCAACATCGTTCAGCCGCTGAAGTGGCACCTCAATCTTCCGCTCTGCAACAAGCAGATTCTTCTGCATTGCGGGGTAGCCGAAGAGAATATCCAGGATTGCGGCATCTGTACCTTCCAGCATAGCGACGAGTATTTCTCTGCTCGCAAGTTGGGCACAGAGAGCGGCAGAATCTATACTGCCATCCTTCTGGAGAAATAA
- the rplS gene encoding 50S ribosomal protein L19, with translation MDLIKVAEEAFATGKKFPEFKAGDTITVAYKIVEGTKERIQLYRGVVIKISGHGDKKRFTVRKMSGTVGVERIFPIESPAIDSIEVNKHGKVRRAKLYYLRKLTGKKARIAEKKTITKGAE, from the coding sequence ATGGATTTGATTAAAGTTGCTGAAGAAGCATTTGCAACCGGCAAGAAGTTCCCTGAGTTCAAGGCAGGTGATACTATCACAGTCGCTTACAAAATCGTCGAGGGTACAAAGGAGCGTATCCAGCTCTATCGTGGTGTTGTTATCAAGATCTCTGGTCATGGTGACAAGAAGCGTTTCACTGTTCGCAAGATGTCTGGTACTGTAGGTGTTGAGCGTATCTTCCCTATCGAGTCACCAGCTATCGATTCTATCGAGGTGAACAAGCACGGTAAGGTACGTCGCGCTAAGTTGTATTACTTGCGTAAGCTCACCGGTAAGAAGGCTCGTATCGCTGAGAAGAAGACCATCACAAAGGGCGCCGAGTAA
- the obgE gene encoding GTPase ObgE — protein MAESNFVDYVKINCRSGKGGKGSMHLRHVKYQPNGGPDGGDGGRGGSIYLRGNHNYWTLLHLKYQRHFFAEHGGNGGRDKCHGTDGKDIYIDVPCGTVVYNAETGKFVCDVAYDGQEVLLLKGGRGGLGNFQFRTSTNQAPRYAQPGEPMQEMTIIMELKLLADVGLVGFPNAGKSTLLSAVSSARPKIANYPFTTLEPSLGIVDYRDHQSFVMADIPGIIEGASEGKGLGLRFLRHIERNSLLLFMVPGDTDDIKKEYEVLLGELKNFNPEMLDKHRVLAITKCDLLDDELIEMLRETLPTDLPVVFISSVTGQGIQELKDVLWKELNSESNKLQEITAEDTLVHRDKDMSRFQQELEAEGEDIVEYIDEDEIEDVDDLDDFEYE, from the coding sequence ATGGCTGAATCCAATTTCGTAGATTATGTAAAGATCAACTGCCGCTCTGGTAAGGGTGGTAAAGGCTCCATGCACCTGCGCCACGTGAAGTACCAACCTAATGGCGGTCCTGACGGTGGCGATGGCGGACGTGGAGGAAGCATCTATCTTCGCGGCAACCACAACTACTGGACCCTGCTGCATCTGAAGTATCAGCGCCACTTCTTCGCCGAGCATGGTGGCAATGGAGGACGTGACAAGTGTCATGGCACCGACGGTAAGGACATCTATATCGATGTGCCTTGCGGTACCGTGGTTTATAATGCCGAAACCGGAAAGTTCGTTTGCGATGTGGCTTACGACGGACAGGAGGTGCTGCTCCTCAAGGGCGGCCGCGGCGGATTGGGCAACTTCCAGTTCCGTACCTCAACCAACCAGGCTCCACGCTATGCGCAGCCAGGTGAGCCTATGCAGGAGATGACCATCATCATGGAGCTGAAGCTCCTTGCCGATGTGGGTCTCGTGGGTTTCCCTAACGCCGGAAAGTCAACCCTGCTCAGCGCCGTATCCAGTGCGCGCCCAAAGATTGCCAACTATCCATTTACTACGCTCGAGCCATCGCTGGGCATCGTGGACTACCGCGACCACCAGAGCTTTGTCATGGCTGATATTCCTGGCATCATCGAGGGTGCGAGCGAAGGAAAGGGATTAGGTTTGCGATTCCTGCGCCACATAGAGCGCAACTCGCTGCTCCTCTTCATGGTTCCCGGCGATACCGACGATATCAAGAAGGAATACGAGGTGCTGCTGGGCGAGCTGAAGAACTTCAACCCAGAGATGCTCGACAAGCACCGTGTGCTCGCCATCACCAAGTGCGACCTTCTCGATGATGAGCTTATCGAGATGCTCCGCGAAACGCTGCCTACTGATCTGCCGGTGGTCTTCATCTCTTCTGTCACCGGACAGGGAATCCAGGAACTCAAGGATGTGCTCTGGAAGGAGCTGAATTCCGAGAGCAACAAATTGCAGGAGATTACTGCCGAAGATACCCTCGTGCATCGTGACAAGGATATGTCACGTTTCCAGCAGGAACTCGAGGCTGAGGGTGAGGACATCGTGGAATACATCGATGAGGATGAAATTGAGGACGTAGATGACCTCGATGATTTCGAATATGAGTAG
- a CDS encoding adenylate kinase: MKNIVIFGAPGAGKGTQSDKMIEKYGLGHISTGDVLRNEIKNGTELGKTAKGYIDNGQLIPDELMIDILASVYDSFGKDHAGVIFDGFPRTTPQAEALKKMLSERGHKIAAMIELAVPEDELMARLLNRGKLSGRSDDNEETIKKRLNVYHTQTAPLIDWYEKEGIHHHIEGLGTVDEIFARVCNVIDNL, translated from the coding sequence ATGAAGAATATTGTAATTTTCGGCGCTCCTGGTGCAGGTAAGGGCACACAGAGCGACAAGATGATCGAGAAGTATGGTCTCGGTCACATTTCAACAGGTGACGTACTTCGTAACGAAATCAAGAACGGTACTGAGCTTGGTAAGACTGCTAAGGGTTATATCGACAATGGTCAGTTGATTCCTGACGAGTTGATGATCGACATCCTCGCTAGCGTATACGACAGCTTCGGTAAGGATCACGCAGGTGTCATCTTCGATGGTTTCCCACGTACCACACCACAGGCTGAGGCTTTGAAGAAGATGCTCTCAGAGCGTGGCCACAAGATTGCTGCCATGATCGAGCTCGCTGTTCCTGAGGATGAGCTGATGGCTCGTTTGCTCAACCGCGGTAAGTTGAGCGGCCGTTCTGATGATAACGAGGAGACTATCAAGAAGCGTCTCAACGTATATCACACTCAGACTGCACCTCTCATCGACTGGTATGAGAAGGAAGGTATCCACCACCACATCGAGGGTCTCGGTACTGTGGATGAGATCTTCGCCCGCGTTTGCAATGTTATCGACAACTTGTAA